In Duganella zoogloeoides, a single genomic region encodes these proteins:
- a CDS encoding PsiF family protein: protein MKKLFVAGMLLAFGGAAFAAEPTAQQNKMKTCNAEATGKKGDERKAFMKQCLSAKPAPVVAAEPEIPLTQQNKMKKCNNDAVGKKGDERKVFMKACLSAK, encoded by the coding sequence ATGAAAAAGCTGTTCGTTGCCGGCATGCTGCTGGCGTTTGGCGGCGCGGCGTTTGCCGCCGAGCCTACCGCCCAGCAAAACAAGATGAAAACCTGTAACGCCGAAGCCACGGGCAAGAAAGGCGATGAGCGCAAGGCTTTCATGAAGCAGTGCCTGAGCGCCAAGCCGGCGCCGGTCGTCGCGGCCGAACCGGAAATCCCGCTCACCCAGCAAAACAAGATGAAAAAGTGCAATAACGACGCCGTCGGCAAAAAAGGCGACGAACGCAAGGTGTTCATGAAAGCCTGTTTGAGCGCCAAGTAA
- a CDS encoding glycoside hydrolase family 43 protein, producing the protein MLAVLMVLGSAAAQAGNPLVTDKFTADPATLVDNGRVYLYAGRDEALPPPEGTKYVMNEWLVYSTCDMQNWTAHGTALRYDVFAWAGGSAWASDIIKRDGKYWFFATVTERSAKAKAIGVAVADSPLGPFRDAIGKPLITNSMTLQTDIGWDDIDPGVFIDDDGQAWMFWGNQVLKYAKIKRNMIELDSQIYTDGLPQFTEAPYVHKRNGIYYLSYSRDWPEYTVYSTSDKITGPWRYRGKIMDKNLKTGTVHHAFVEFNGKSYIVYHNAELPSGGEYRRSVAVEEFTYNADGTIPFIAQTTAGPAANPTAACKPQASAQARQG; encoded by the coding sequence ATGCTGGCCGTACTGATGGTCCTGGGCAGTGCCGCCGCGCAGGCGGGCAACCCGCTGGTGACCGACAAGTTCACGGCCGATCCGGCCACGCTGGTCGATAACGGCCGCGTGTACCTGTACGCGGGCCGCGACGAGGCGCTGCCGCCGCCCGAGGGCACCAAGTACGTGATGAACGAGTGGCTCGTGTATTCCACCTGCGACATGCAGAACTGGACCGCGCACGGCACCGCGCTGCGCTACGACGTGTTCGCGTGGGCGGGCGGGTCGGCCTGGGCCAGCGACATCATCAAGCGCGACGGCAAGTACTGGTTCTTTGCCACCGTGACCGAGCGCAGCGCCAAGGCCAAGGCGATCGGCGTGGCCGTGGCCGACAGCCCGCTGGGGCCGTTCCGCGACGCCATCGGCAAGCCGTTGATTACCAACAGCATGACCTTGCAGACCGATATCGGCTGGGATGACATCGACCCCGGCGTGTTCATCGACGACGATGGCCAGGCGTGGATGTTCTGGGGTAACCAGGTGCTGAAATACGCGAAGATCAAGCGCAATATGATCGAACTCGACAGCCAGATTTACACCGATGGCCTGCCGCAGTTCACCGAGGCGCCGTATGTCCACAAGCGCAACGGCATCTACTATCTGTCATACTCGCGCGACTGGCCCGAATATACCGTGTATTCCACCAGCGACAAGATCACCGGACCGTGGCGCTATCGCGGCAAGATCATGGACAAGAATCTCAAGACCGGCACCGTGCACCACGCGTTCGTGGAGTTCAACGGCAAGTCCTACATCGTCTATCACAACGCCGAATTGCCGAGCGGCGGCGAGTACCGCCGCTCGGTCGCGGTCGAAGAATTTACGTATAACGCCGACGGCACGATTCCGTTCATTGCGCAAACCACCGCCGGCCCCGCCGCCAATCCGACAGCGGCGTGCAAGCCGCAGGCTTCGGCTCAGGCCAGGCAAGGGTGA
- a CDS encoding type 1 glutamine amidotransferase domain-containing protein has product MNILMVLTSHDQLGNTGKKTGFWLEEFAAPYYTLKHAGARLTVVSPAGGQPPLDPKSDEPDAQTAATKRFKADPEAQAVLANTGKLADVKAEDFDAVFYPGGHGPLWDLAESRDSIALIEAMIAAGKPVATVCHAPGVLRHVKAADGSPLVKGKKVTGFTNTEEEAVGLTHIVPFLVEDMLKQNGGEYSKLGDWQPYAITDGLLITGQNPASSEAAAEALLKLLA; this is encoded by the coding sequence ATGAACATTCTGATGGTACTGACCTCGCACGACCAACTGGGCAACACCGGCAAAAAAACCGGTTTCTGGCTGGAAGAATTCGCCGCACCTTATTACACGCTGAAACACGCCGGCGCCAGGCTGACGGTAGTGTCACCAGCCGGCGGCCAGCCGCCGCTCGATCCGAAAAGCGACGAACCCGATGCGCAAACGGCAGCGACCAAGCGCTTCAAGGCCGACCCGGAGGCGCAAGCCGTACTCGCCAACACCGGCAAGCTGGCTGACGTGAAAGCGGAAGATTTCGACGCCGTGTTCTACCCGGGCGGCCACGGCCCGCTGTGGGACCTGGCCGAAAGCCGCGATTCGATCGCGCTGATCGAAGCCATGATCGCCGCCGGCAAACCGGTCGCCACCGTGTGCCATGCACCGGGCGTGCTGCGCCACGTGAAGGCAGCCGACGGCTCGCCGCTGGTCAAGGGCAAGAAAGTCACCGGCTTTACCAACACCGAGGAAGAAGCGGTGGGCCTGACCCATATCGTGCCGTTCCTGGTGGAAGACATGCTCAAACAAAACGGCGGCGAATACTCGAAGCTGGGCGACTGGCAGCCGTACGCGATCACCGATGGCCTGTTGATCACCGGCCAGAATCCGGCTTCGTCGGAAGCGGCCGCCGAGGCGCTGCTCAAGCTGCTGGCCTGA